The genome window GGCAGAGGTTTGCATGCCTCCATGGCATGTGTCTTCCAGCACCTgaatccttttttctgttttggggtttttttaataaatcatatgtcaactgcaatattttttaaacaaggctGAACTGCCATCTCACATTATAAATCCCGTCGTAAATCTTAGTTACAAACCAAAGAGGACCTAATATCCTGTTGTTGAGTATCGCTGATTTTTAATACACCCTGAGGTCACTGGAAGAGATTGTCCTTTAGTTTAATAAGTGTAGTACTTTTTCATCTGTTGGGGAGTAGATAGTTTTGTAGGCAAAGATAACTTTAATCCTCGCAGTCAGCAAACAGCCAACAATTTCAGTGTTAGCAGTTACCAAGTGTCACCTGCACACTTAAGCTACTCCTAGACCACCTTTGTCAGCACACAGACCCTTATTTTTTGCAGAACATGTAGTAAGTAGCACCCTTAGTGAAATTTTCAGGGTATCTTCCAAAACAACACTGGTTCATTTAGGCTTGGAACATGTTCTCAAGGGAAGCTCAacagttttttaatatatttacctctttcattttaatagaaatgctCTTTTCAAACGAATACATCTTCTGCACTGTCCCCAGTCTGGACATATTGGCATTTTTTTATAGATGACATCCCGAAGAACTTTGTGCGCACtaataaaatgaatgttttatttaGATTGGCTATGGCTAACCTAAGTGAAATGCAAAAAAGTAAATGAGCAATAATAAAGTAAACTGGAATAGTAACAAGGTAAGGAAGTTGACTTTTAAGATACATACATCAGTTACACATGCTAGCATCGTCTTTGGTTTTCATAGTATCCACTGCACCTGCATAAAAGGGCGGTAATCTACATGATGATGCCGTGTTTGCAGATGAAGATGTAACTTTGCAATTGCCCTCagcatggaaaaaacccaacacctctCTTTGCAAGTTCCCCTGTTAAGCAGGGGGGAGAACTTAGGCAGGTATCAGCTGGCGGGACATCGTAAAGCTGATGGGCGTCacgctgatttacaccagctaagTTCCTATGCTTTCACTTCATTTTAGAAACTGCCCATAAAGTTGCAAACTGATCCCAGCATCACTTGAGCTATTCGTGAGCTGTAGAAGGCTGCAGCAGTGTGGCGTTGACTTGACAAGTGTAGTGTGTTGGTATAACAAATAGGTATGTGCTCTGTGTGTCTCTAGTTCTGTATACCTTTACGCAGAGGAAAAGGTAACAGATCATTGCCTGGCCGCTTCATCTTTGCTTAAGTGTCTTGCTTTGTATGTTCAGCACTAAGTAAAATGTGTGTGTTGTGCTGACAGATAATTGTGATCGTGAGCTTACCGAGAAGCTGTTCAATTTACAGCGTTATTTCGTGTTGTGTGTCTCTAACCAACTGACAGATCTTCCTTGTGGTATTGTGCTTTGGAGGCTCggtggtgggtggggaggagcaGCGATAGCGGCTGCCGACTGTTTCTAAAACACTGATGTCATTGTTTCTGGTGGTGACACTGAGCCAGCAGAAAAGCGAGCTCTGGAATcaacaaaggaaattaaaagctatGTATCTCGCGCAGGTGGACACTTTGCTGTTGTTTGCTAGCTCCATGCTGTGGCATCTACTGGCAGCAGTAGTTTTGAAGGCAGCAAAGCccgtttttcttttaatagtggatttaaaaaaaaaaaaaaagtagaagggGGCTACATAAAATTCCCATATTATGAGAATGAGACTGTACAAGCTATGTGAAGCTTTTATGCTCTCACTACATTTTAGACAAGCAGGTGTCACTGAAAATTATACTGAATTTATTCAAAATCTcaggtgaggggggaggaaatCAAACAAGGAATAAGTAGAGATTTAAACAAGGTAACCGACTATACCAGAGGAGAGATGACTGGCAAAATGAAGACTTCTTTTAAGCCTGTAGCTGCTGAGTACTAAGTCTTTACAGTTACCACACTCTGCATAGAAGATAGGAAAAAGAGCAATTATAAAACCAGACTCTGCCCTTACACTGGTTTAGTGCGATCACTTTTCTGCAGCATTGCTGGAACATCACTGGGAGCGAAAGTGTTAGCCTGTAACAGATAGCTGTGCATGTGGAAAGGTCACTGTAAAATGCTTTAATCTTAATTAAGCAAGTGCATTTGGATATAACTGAACAGCTGGAAAAGCATCACAGGTCTCTTTCTGGAGCAGAACAGTGTCTCCGAGTGCCAGATTTGAGGTCAGCCCTGGCCAGCGTTGCCCATGGCATGTACTGGAACCGCGTAAAGCCCTTCTGCTGCTGGGAGCACAGGGTAGCTCTTGGATGGAGGCTGAACGTGGCTGGTGCTGCTACCGTTGCCCTATGTAGTAGAGAAACTGaggtctggcggtatctgggatGAAGCAATATGGTAGTAGTACGGTTATGTTTGATTTAGGGGGATAATAATAGAAGGATCCTCTGGCCTTGGAGTGAACACGCACAGGGGAAGCAATTATACGGTTGGATTTTAGAGGCCGCTTATGACTTCGTGGGGATGAAagcaaggggagagaaagaagcagatgaagaagagaacaaaaataccTGCTGACGTGCTGTCAAACAGCAGAGGACTGAGTCTTATTGTTAGAATATTCTGGAAATCGCTTTTCCTAAACAGTGAAGTAGAGGGAAACTGAATGTGAACTTGCTTCTGCGTGTACAGATTAGCAAGCTGGAAAGATTCTGCTTTTGAGGAGACTCACTGCTTGAAATAGCTTGAAGTTAGAATAGGGGAACTATATTATTACAACTACTCAGTTTTCCATGTAAATTAAGAAATGCTTCCAAAtcagaccttaaaaaaaataaaaccaaaaaacccagaagaactGAATTGCGTCTGTAAATTATCAGCAGGTATTTGTTTCTCCTAAACTTCCTTTTTTGAGTTGAGTTTCCCTACGGTTTGTCCCTGACTAGAAAAAAGGGCTCAGTAGAGACGTGTTCCTGGAAGTGAGACAAACTGAGGAGGTGACCTTGAGTCACTGTCCAGAGCTTTCTGAAAGGTGACTGAGATGTCTTCCACTGCCTGTAGAGGGACATTGGACCAAGCTCTTCATCGGGATTTGGTCTCCTGGGACACCCTTGCCCAGCAAGCTCTCTCTAGTAgttgaggaagggaagggcttaAAAAAGCAATACTATATTTGGACGGAAAACGTAGCAAACAAAGGATGCAAGTAATCCAAGGTAACTGCAGTCCTTTTATAGGTTAGTAGGACAACAGATGGAAAATATAGTCATACGGTCCGGTAGcccaaaatacagctttttttcttatatatccTTGCTGGAATTCATAGCTACCACACCAAGCAGTGGGACACTATCCAAGAACAAGCCGTAGCACAATGTCAGAGAGACCAGATACCAAGCTACTATGTGTAACGTACATTTGAGGAACTGGttgctgctgtgcagagcacagTTTGAGCTTTCTGCTGATGCCGTTAACTTTAAGCTTTTTCGCAGAAGAGATGGTTTGAGCAGAGCAGAATCACCGTTATCACagctgtggaaaataaaaaaaaataatcgctCAGGGTTAAAATAGCTAAAATgaaagaactgattttaaaaatgattCAAACTAAACAATCATTTTAAAAAGGAGGTCGACTAAAATAAGTTGAAAAAATCCCATAGTCGGGTTTCTCACTCCTCGGGAGATGGAGGAGGAATTGCTCTGCCCGGTGTTTGCCCGTGCGTGTGCTGCCGGGGCCGCGTGTGCCGGTGGGGGTGCATCTGGAACAGGCACTCAAAAGTTTGGAGACTTTTTGCCCAAGCAGTAACTGGGCACTTCCTGGTTTCAGCCCCTGGTGTACTTTCTGCTGAGAAGCGAAGGGTGGTCTGTGCTTCCCACGCCCGGGTCTGACCAGGCAGGACTGTTTCTGCAGTCAGATCCAGGCAGCCTTTGACCTGCTGCCGCTTGCGTTTTCTTTACGCTTTTCCTTCAGGAGTTCAGTATTattctgcctccctctccatcATTTTCTCACTGTTGCGTTTCCTTCAACTACCAAGGTGTTTTCCCCACGGCGTCTTGGTTTATCCTTTGTCCATCTTTGCCTGTTGAAAATGGCCCCACTGAGTTAGTGGGAGAGCGCTTGCTTTCGTCTTTCTTTCACCTTGGAGTCACTTTATTGCAAAAATAAGTTCACCACTTCCaatcttttttccccatacaCCAAATAAATCGAACCATTCTTTGCATCTTCAGAATTCgcatttttggcatttttccaTCTAGTTGCTACATACAGCTTTATTGCTAATAAACATTTGTGACCCGTTTCTGCCAATGCTTGACGTAACCTCTTGAATTTTCTGGCTTGTAAAAAGGAATAGTCTATCGTCTGTAAACTCCAGATTCTCACTTGTTATCATCAAATCACCAAATTCACCCTGTTATCATCAGGGCATCTGCAGAAACCAAGGTGGTGTGATACAGTATTTGTAATTCAGACTCTTCCCTGTCTGTCCTGCCGTGCGCAGGGTATGCAGACCCAGAAGGGTCTTTTGGGCCATAAGCATGAGGTTTCAGAAAGGattttctgaaattatatttttctctttttctttttttccccctggccaAAGTGTAACGCTAGCGTGAGTGTTCTCATGGGGCTTGTCAAACAGTTTCTTTTGTTGAGCTACCTAGAATGTCAAGCAGAACTTGGAGTTATAGTCTAAAAGCTAATTTTCTATAATGTATTGTTCTCTAAAGATAGAAAAAATAGGCTCCTCTCCATTTAGTGTACTGTAGTTATGTCTGATGGCAGTCAACTGCAGCTCATGACTGTCAGTATTCTTATTTTTAGAGGTTTTTCTCCTGTAAAAGGAGTTGCATTAAATCAAGAACGTGACAAGTTCCACAAATCATGAAGTCGCTGCATCATCGGGTACCCCACTGCATCCTTTTTGCTTCTCTCCTTAATAGCTACATGTCATTTCTTGTAGTTTCTTCTGATCTTATTTTTACCTCAACTCTTAACTGCACTTTGAATACAAGCTTTGTTAGCTGAGCTTACTTGTGCCCTAAACACATTTGACAGGTCACTGCAGATCTGATCTCATGTCAGCATAAGATGGGATGCGCGTTATTTCTATAAAATAGTCCACCACgttacatgccttttttttttttctcaacagcCCTTGCAAAGTTTCCTCTAAATCCACAGTTTGCTGATAAGCTCAGGATTGGCTTCTCAACATCCCCAACGGTCTTCAAAATCCTTCTGGTGATGGTATCCCATCTCAGGAGACTAACATCTTTACCTAGGCAGTTAGATATCCATTCCTTATGCATAGCCTCTGGGTGTTAGCAGTAATTACTCCTCTAAGTGCCTCTTATCCAGCTATCCTTTTATTGCAGACTCACCCCAAGATCTCATCTAAGGTTAACTGATGAAATGTTATTTCAGATGagatttcccttcctcttcaAAGCATCGTTCCTTGAAATCTGAGGCTTTGCTACACAAAGTTGATACAAGAGCGCATTCCCTCTGctgtcataaaataaaatgccagggATATCCTTAGATAGACTTGCTTCACAGGTCCCAGACTAGCAAGGGATGAACTAGTCGTGCTAGTGTGGAATTTCCTGGCAGTGAAGAGAGCTCGGTGCTGCCCTGGCAACTTTGCCACTATCCTTGACCGCTTCCAAGCACTCGGTTGGACCTGCACACACATCCCTGCTGAGGGTGGTGCCACTTACGAGGGGGAGATGTGCAAGAGCTTTGTAGTTGGTAAAATGGTCCACGTGGTTATTCACCTTGGCTTGCCTGTAGGTGAATTAAATGCTATTATAGAAGTCTTAAAGCAGCAAATATACATAAAGGTGTGCACTGAAAAGTGGAAGAGAAGTTCCTAGCTAGGAGCTAAATGTTAGGGGTGTTTGATGGACACTCCATGTCCtgcattttccttccctctccgTCCAAGCCcctgatattttctctctctgctgttaAGAGGAGGTGGGTGGCAAGCACAAGCCACCATTTATGCACTCAGCAGAGTACATGTACCTTCATACTGGCTGCTGGGCAGAAAAGTTTGAGTCAGAGTGCTCTGGGTGTATGCATACTACCCGCAGAGGCACATGCATACAGATAATGCACTTTGGAAGCCTCCAGCTTTGGTAAGTATCACTTCTTTCTCTGTTCCATGATATTTGCGCTCACATGAGCTTTTCACAAGCGCTTTTGCAGATCAGAATATCTGAGAACTTGTGAATGTAAGTGACATTTGCTGCTCcatgttttaaatataaactttgtGTCTTTAAAGTACTGATGATCTGCTTTTCAGTATAAAATCAGTTGTCTCGGTATATTGCATGTTTGGACTGTAGGTTCCCTCAGCTTCTTGCTCTGAGACAGCTAACAGAATTGAGACGCTGAAATTGCAATGAGGAGTTGAGATCGCCGCCTCAATTCCCTCATTCTCAAGCAGCGTGGCAAGTTCTCACATTAAGCAAAtggcttgttttgtttctcatAGATTTCCTGAACATTAGCAATGGTTTTGAGCAGTttctaattgatttttaaaacccTAACCCTCTGCTTCTCtcatccttccctctctcctgtgtgtgtctctgtgtatgtgctttttgtcttttttttttttgtgtgtgtgcgtgtgtgttttgttttgttttgttttgtttttcttttttggtggcTTGTGTATCCTTTCCCTGCGTTGCGGTGCTGTTTCACGCTGCAGAATTCGTCCAGCTCTGCCTCTTCAGAAGCCTCTGAAACCTGCCAGTCAGTGAGCGAGTGCAGTTCCCCCACCTCAGTCAGCTCAGGCTCCACCATGGGGGCTTGGGCCTCCACAGATAAGGTGAAAAACTTCATCTCAAAGACATACAAACCTACTAGCTCGTTATCCAAACCCAGCAACATTTGGACAAAAAAAACTCCGTGCATGGGATGCAGCCTGGATTCCTCCCTGTGAAGATGAGAATAGGAACTGTTGCACACTCCCTTAGAAATGAATCTGTGCAAATAAATCACGGCGATGCTTGCCTTTAAACTAGCTGCTAGGGGGAAGCTGCAAATCGGGCATTTTACAGGGGTGATTTTCTAAGAAAAGCTCTTTGTCCACCTTTTCTACTCAAAGAGATTGTGGAATGGTGCCCAAACCCCACTGGTTGCCTAGCAAGGAGCAGCTTGCCCAGGTTGTACTGTTTGTggcttctcccccttctcctgctAGGTGGTACGCATTACACTGAGCAATTGGGGTGTGGTTTTgaccaaaacaaaaaggaaaaaaaaatacacacggCTGGAATAAATTATGGAGGATACACTCTGAATTGGGGGAGGAAGTGGTAGCGGTCTCCGTTCTCATCTGGTAAATccttgctgttggtttttttcctttttttttttttttcccccttccataTCATCACACGGCCAGAACACGTCATTTTCGAAGGCTGtgtgcttttcctctctgtccaGCTGCATAGAATAAACGCCAGCAATGCGAATGCCTCCAGTGTTGGGAATGTTTCGTTTCTATGTCCGCGGTCTGCAGGGCACCTAAACTGCAAAGGCTTTTCCAGAGTGTGCCGTGTTCATGGACAGAAGGCAAAGCTGCCCAGCTGGAGACAATGACTGCtagactgaagtctgaaatttgTTATACCAAATAACAATTTTCAAGCAGTCTCACTTCTGAACCAAGCATTGTATcaattttctgttgtttatttgcAGCAAAGctaaggttttttctttcttttgtgttaaGATACAGAAGTTTTCTCCCTTGAACATCAGAGTCGCAGTATATTTTCATATTCATTCTGTTTAtattaatttctctgtttttgtttttttatttgtttcgtTTCCAGTTGTCTAATGGGTTTTATCACTGTAGTTTATCAAGTGACCCATCCGTAGCTTCAGTTGGTGCAGGTCCTTTCCCTCATTTCCCGCCTGTCTCCCGCGCGTGGACTCGGGCTCCCTCAGCCCTCCTTCCAGACTACGTTCATTATTACACCATTGGGCCAGGCATGTTACCATCATCTAAGATCCCTAGCTGGAAGGTTTGTGTTCCTTTTGTTGTGGCAGTCCTCACCTCCTCATACCAACAGCGTGCGCACGGCGGTTGTTGCTACCTTTCGATCCATGTAATTACTCGTTGATTTGCTCTGTTTAATATCACTCTGAATGGGCGCTGCATGGTGATAATCAGAGAGCTAAAATCCGGTAGTGGATATTTCTGAATGACCTTGTCTATTCCGGCACTGCCTAAAACACATTAAAGCTGACAACACCTAGGTAGGAAGGAATAGTTTAACTCTGGAACGTTGGTGAAAGCACTCTGGGCTCTATTCAGCGAGAAGAGAGCTTGTTGAGCGCCGCCAAAGCGCTCGCTTCAGCAGGGAAGTGCAGGCTTGGCATCCAGTCGGCTTAGTGAAACCATACGTTGAACAACACGATCTTCTCCCTGCGGCGGCTGTGCTTGGCCCCGACCTTGGCCGTAGGCAGCCATGCTCTTGTAGATCCAGCTGGAGCGGTTTAAGAAGACGCTCGTCACCAGGAGAACCCCAGCGGTGACTGAAGCTGTCCTAGCTTTGCTGCCACAGACTGGGAGGGCTCACCCAGCTTGTTTTGCTCTCTTGGGTGAGACCACCGAAAAAGTCAGAGTGCAGGAACTTCTTTCAGTTGCTCCAGCTGGATCTGCAGGGATCTTCCTTGGCATCAAAACGTCTCCGCTCTGATGGAGCATTGACTCTCATCCCGGCCAGGTGATTCCCCTGGGAGACTGCCCCGGAGCGAGGGGAGAAGGTCTCTTGTCTGTTGCCCTGAATCTTCACGAGGCTGTTGTGCAGTTGATAGCAGCTGCCCAGGTCTTAGATGCCTGTGGATGGTTATATGACACTGCATATGCACCATGGGACCTTCTTAAACATGTAAATTGAGATACCTCATTACAGATCCCCCTAATCTCgctctccagcagctggagacTGTTGAAACGCACAGCCAGGGTGGCCACAGTGGTCCTGGGGCTTCAGCATCATTAGTTGTGTCTATGCTAGAAGCGCTTTGCCAGTATATTTCACAGCAAAACTTCCAGCGGAGACACAACTGTTAAGGCAAAGCAGAGTTCCGTATGtgttaataaaaccaaaatacctGTCTGCACGAGGGGCTTCTGTCAGTACAGCTGCCGTGCACTCATACCTTGGACTGAGACACATGTCAGTGAAATCTAGAGTGTGGCCTTAGCCCGTCGTTAATTCTTTATCAGCAGACTGTGCGGAGGCTGCCCAGCAGCCAGCTGCTGCCAGTGGTGGGGTCTGTGGCCTGTTCTCACGCACGAgttgtttcttctatttttatttttaaagtacccCTTATCTCGGTGGAGGAAAACTCTCTTAGGAGTGGGCTTGCCCCTACGGCAGCTCACATCTGGGGAGCTGCTGCGTAGCGGTGGTTCTGCGTCCCAGCACAGGTCACCGGTCAGTCCTGCTCTCTGTGTGCCACGTCTGGTTTCTGGACACCCTCAGGACTTTGCTTAATAGAGCCCTGAGTGAATATAGCCCTCGTGGCCTGAggaatttctgtttcaaatttgGCACCAGTAATTCAGAGTGAAGTTAAGTCTTTCTTCAGTACAGATGATTATTATAATCTAGATTTCAGCTAGCAAGTCAACCAAGAGATTACTCAGAGTTGCTCCTCTAATGTGTATCAAGAATCTGTTCAAGCCTAATTTTTCAGAATTGAAGACATGCTCAACAGAACTTGCGTACATCTAGAGCAGTTACATCGCTGATTGGACGTTTATCTATATTTTCTGCTGCGTGCCAGTggtttttgcatttgaatttctgaaaatatagGCTTTAACACAACAGAATTTCATTTAGAGAAAACTAtagtattaaaatgttaaatatcttCACATAAGAACAGTTAAATAGAATTGGAAATTTAGATTCCCTTTAATAAAGGGCGATAGGATTTGTAAGTGAAGATTTTTAATATTCTCAAATTTATTTCTGGCCTATTCAGAAAGGCATATCCAGTTTGATACATAATATCTGTTGCATTAAAATTGCCCCTTTGCATAGTTTTACTTGTAATTAAAGCACAATTACTGATGAAAACTATCACTAACAAGCACATTTCCTTAGGACTGGGCCAAACCAGGCCCATACGATCAGCCAATGGTGAACACATTGCAACGTCGCAAGGAAAAGCGCGAACCAGATCTCAATGGAGGAGCTCAGAGCGGACCACCTGTGTCCCCTGAGGAGGCCCAGAGACCTCGGAGCATGACGGTGTCGGCTGCCACAAGGGTGAAGCTCTAATTTCTAATATGCTGTTTGGTGCGAAGGAAGCGGCTGTGCTAGCTCCTGCCAGTACTTGTTTGCCGTGCTTCGTGTCGGCCCGTGTTTATCCAACAGGCAGGACTGGTGTGGTGTTGGGGTGGTCAGTGGAAGCGACGTGAGAATATGCTGTTGGGTATTGGGTAGAGCAAGAGCATCCAAAGAAGCGTCTGTTTCTTTGGAGCCCTAGTAAATGGTTGGACACAATCCTGTTGGGTTGCGATGGTGACAAGTCTGAGGAGGAGAGACAGCTAGAGGTCAGTGAAGACTGATTAACTGTTCGAGACTTAACGAGTCTCCTTTCTGTGCGCGAACAgcagggtgaggagatggaggCCTGCGAGGAGCTGGCGCTCGCTCTGACAAGAGGGCTGCAGCTGGACACCCAGAGGAGCAGTCGGGATTCCTTGCAGTGCTCCAGCGGCTACAGCACCCAGACAACAACTCCGTGCTGTTCAGAGGACACGATCCCATCTCAAGGTACCCGTCCAAGAGACGTTCTTTTTCAGAGCTTTCCCAGCCTGACCATCATACGCTCACCCCTCGGTGCCAAGGAGATGTATTCCAGCAGCTATCCCTCACTGACTTTGTAGTCAGCTGGGGAGAAAGGTGTGAACGTTACTGTTGTGAAGTTTTTTCCAGCTTGGAATGCAGCCTGGATTCATTAACTAAGTAGAAACCTGGATTGCTGCATGCTGACCAGTCATATTTTCTTGTGCATTACTGGAATGGGTTTTAGCTTGAGGGTGCCACCATTTTAAAGAAGATGCTGGAATTACATTTCTTGGGTTAAGTGGAATGACACTGGTTTTGCATCATACACTTCTTGTGGTGGTAGTGTCCTTTCACACACGCGTCTTGGCAAATACGCACTCATGAGCTTTGCTTTCTTGCTCGTGCTTTGCTTTATTGCTCTGTCAGTACTCTGAATCTGCTCTTGGTTTCCATTTGTGACCTTTTATTTCCTACTTAAGCAGAAATTGTCATAATTGGAAAAAGAATCCATTGGAGACCTTTAAGTTGGACGTACCTGGGAAGGTGCATATAAGGCGATGGGTTTTGTACCCATTTTCAGAACCAGCAGCGAGATGAGAGGGACTGAGTTTGGTGTCTGCAGTTCAGAAACCGCCTTGTTTGCTCAGCTGAGGTCGGTCGTGGTGTGCAGTCACAAGAGGCAGGAGGGCTTGCGGAGGGCCTGGCTTGGCTCAGCAGTTCCATGGAAAGGAGGGAAACCGACACAATTATTAAAGCTGAGGCTGAGTTTTCAGACCTGGCAGCTGGGGTTTACTTTGTTTGCAAAATAAGCAAATTTGCTGCTGAAATCACTGGCACATGTTCCCCCGAGCCCCACATTGCCTAGTCTAAAATACCCTTCTTAGTCACTGACTGTTTTACATATTTGCATCTACAAGTGGTAACATATGGCTTGTAGGATGCTGGGTTTGGTATCTTAATTTTGGCAACAAACATGGAGTCTTGGTTACTTGATTAGTTCATTTCAGAGAAGGTACTGAATGTGTAAAGTTCTCGTTCACAAGAGATGTGGGCAACCTGCAGCTTTAGGGTCCGTCTGCTGCAGTGCCTGCCTTCAGCCCCGCTCTCTGAGAATCTTGGTCACGGTATCTCAGGCTTCCTGCCTCCTAGAAGCCTCCCTTAATTGCTGTTGACCTCCTGGCTTTTATTGTTTATGTATACTTGTTTGGTTATACATACTTTAGACTTACTGACGTGactcagctgcttctccagcttgTTCCTGACTCTGTCTTTTGGCATCAGTTTCAGATTATGATTATTTCTCTGTGAGTGGTGACCAGGAGGCAGAACAGCAAGAGTTTGACAAATCTTCCACCATCCCAAGAAACAGCGACATTAGCCAGTCCTATCGCAGAATGTTTCAAACCAAGCGTCCTGCTTCCACCGCAGGTCTACCAACCACGCTTGGACCGGTCATAGTCACCCCCGGCGTCGCCACCATCAGACGGACCCCTTCCACCAAGCCTTCAGTCAGACGCGGCACCATCGGGGGAGGCCCGATTCCCATCAAGACGCCGGTGATTCCTGTCAAAACACCAACTGTCCCCGATATCCCAGGGGGGCTGCCCGGCGCCCTCGCCGGGACAGAAGAATGCCCCGAGCAAAGTCCCGAGTCTCCGGCAGCGGGAGATGGCGGGCAAGGTGTCACCAGCATGCCCTCATCCTCATGGAGCGGACAAGCATCCGTCAACCCTCCGCCGTCAAGCCAGAAACTGAGCGCTGGTGACGAGCAGAGGCAAGCGGTCCCTGAGAGCGAGGGGGAAGACGGCGACCGGGATGGTGTCAGCAGCCTGGCGCCCGCCGGCCAGCCGGAGCTCGATCCCGCGGAGCTGAGTCCTGGGGACGCCCCCCAAGGTGAAGACATGCTGAACGCCATCCGGCGCGGCGTCAAACTGAAGAAGACGACCACGAATGATCGCTCAGCACCTCGTATTTCCTAGGAGTGGAAGAGCTGCCAGAGTACTCAGCCGCCGAGAATGAACTGTGAGGAAACTAATTTGTCTCTGTCCATTCCAATCTGTAATCAATGAATTTTTTTAAGATACTCGGTAACAGACAGTCTGAAAGTActctaaaagagaaaaacaaggtgAAAGAGCGTAGTAAGACATAATCTTCACTGGtgttttaatttgtaaatatCAATGATTTCGTTTCTGCATTTTTTTGATCTAAGttacacttttaattttttctgaaggTGCCAAATCCCATTTACCTTTTTTATAACTCTCTTTGTAAAGTTTTAAatcataggagaaaaaaaaaatgtcgaGTAGTTAACTTCAGCAAAGGGATTTAatgaaaatttggcttttttgcGAGCTTTTGTAGAGCGCCTTGTAATAGtgaggttaaaaaaacaaaacaacggGACTTATTTTGAAGTTTAAGTCGAACTGTAAGGAACAGATCCTCgtttaagtattaaaaaaaataaatgtttgcaaagCGGGAATAAAAATTGACAATAAAAGCAATATATAATGCAAGGAAGAAACCTGCAGTTGGTAGAGTATTTGGGGGGTAGTGGGGGGAGGGAGATGCCGTCAAAATAGCAGATGCTGTTGCACAAAAGTAGCCTAGTAGGATTAATTACTAGTAGCTTCATGGTAAATGCATCAGAATAAGCCATATTGGATTgcagtgttttgtttctgtagggTGTTTTAAAAGACTGGGTTTTTTCCACGTTTCTTTTCCGACTGCACAGCCGCAACTCTCAGTCACGTGCATGCAGCCTGAGCTCCGCGGGCTTGGTCCTTCCGCCCTCGCTTTCCGTTCCGCTCATCCTTTCACTGAGTACAAACAAGGACGACAGGCTTCAGGCAGTTACAAATGGGAAAACGTTTTTAAAACGCAAGCAGGGAGTTCTTAGATATtatcaaaatgcctttttctgaC of Rissa tridactyla isolate bRisTri1 chromosome 2, bRisTri1.patW.cur.20221130, whole genome shotgun sequence contains these proteins:
- the MTSS1 gene encoding protein MTSS 1 isoform X4, with protein sequence MEAVIEKECSALGGLFQTIISDMKGSYPVWEDFINKAGKLQSQLRTTVVAAAAFLDAFQKVADMATNTRGGTREIGSALTRMCMRHRSIESKLRQFSSALIDCLINPLQEQMEEWKKVANQLDKDHAKEYKKARQEIKKKSSDTLKLQKKAKKGNLLHRGDIQPQLDSALQDVNDKYLLLEETEKQAVRKALIEERGRFCTFISMLRPVIEEEISMLGEITHLQTISDDLKSLTMDPHKLPSSSEQVILDLKGSDYSWSYQTPPSSPSTTMSRKSSVCSSLNSVNSSDSRSSGSHSHSPSSHYRYRSSNLPQQAPMRLSSVSSHDSGFMSQDAFQSKSPSPMPPEAPNQNSSSSASSEASETCQSVSECSSPTSVSSGSTMGAWASTDKLSNGFYHCSLSSDPSVASVGAGPFPHFPPVSRAWTRAPSALLPDYVHYYTIGPGMLPSSKIPSWKDWAKPGPYDQPMVNTLQRRKEKREPDLNGGAQSGPPVSPEEAQRPRSMTVSAATRGEEMEACEELALALTRGLQLDTQRSSRDSLQCSSGYSTQTTTPCCSEDTIPSQVSDYDYFSVSGDQEAEQQEFDKSSTIPRNSDISQSYRRMFQTKRPASTAGLPTTLGPVIVTPGVATIRRTPSTKPSVRRGTIGGGPIPIKTPVIPVKTPTVPDIPGGLPGALAGTEECPEQSPESPAAGDGGQGVTSMPSSSWSGQASVNPPPSSQKLSAGDEQRQAVPESEGEDGDRDGVSSLAPAGQPELDPAELSPGDAPQGEDMLNAIRRGVKLKKTTTNDRSAPRIS
- the MTSS1 gene encoding protein MTSS 1 isoform X5, with amino-acid sequence MEAVIEKECSALGGLFQTIISDMKGSYPVWEDFINKAGKLQSQLRTTVVAAAAFLDAFQKVADMATNTRGGTREIGSALTRMCMRHRSIESKLRQFSSALIDCLINPLQEQMEEWKKVANQLDKDHAKEYKKARQEIKKKSSDTLKLQKKAKKGRGDIQPQLDSALQDVNDKYLLLEETEKQAVRKALIEERGRFCTFISMLRPVIEEEISMLGEITHLQTISDDLKSLTMDPHKLPSSSEQVILDLKGSDYSWSYQTPPSSPSTTMSRKSSVCSSLNSVNSSDSRSSGSHSHSPSSHYRYRSSNLPQQAPMRLSSVSSHDSGFMSQDAFQSKSPSPMPPEAPNQNSSSSASSEASETCQSVSECSSPTSVSSGSTMGAWASTDKLSNGFYHCSLSSDPSVASVGAGPFPHFPPVSRAWTRAPSALLPDYVHYYTIGPGMLPSSKIPSWKDWAKPGPYDQPMVNTLQRRKEKREPDLNGGAQSGPPVSPEEAQRPRSMTVSAATRQGEEMEACEELALALTRGLQLDTQRSSRDSLQCSSGYSTQTTTPCCSEDTIPSQVSDYDYFSVSGDQEAEQQEFDKSSTIPRNSDISQSYRRMFQTKRPASTAGLPTTLGPVIVTPGVATIRRTPSTKPSVRRGTIGGGPIPIKTPVIPVKTPTVPDIPGGLPGALAGTEECPEQSPESPAAGDGGQGVTSMPSSSWSGQASVNPPPSSQKLSAGDEQRQAVPESEGEDGDRDGVSSLAPAGQPELDPAELSPGDAPQGEDMLNAIRRGVKLKKTTTNDRSAPRIS